The Fuerstiella sp. genome includes a window with the following:
- a CDS encoding His/Gly/Thr/Pro-type tRNA ligase C-terminal domain-containing protein, with amino-acid sequence HFEFQETHDLRNAASGDPCPRCAAKLEIVHGIEVGHVFKLGTKYTEALDADWLDRQEKKHPIIMGCYGIGVTRVVAAIVETCHDDGGILWPAAVAPYTVEMIPLNVTDEAVMNAANSIYDELSSIGIDILMDDRDQRPGFKFKDADLIGLPVRIIVGGKGLKDGIVEVRRRTDSEATRVPLTEAASYVQELIGKL; translated from the coding sequence TCATTTTGAGTTTCAGGAAACACACGACCTGCGCAATGCCGCTTCCGGCGATCCCTGTCCACGATGTGCAGCAAAGCTGGAAATCGTTCACGGCATCGAGGTTGGCCACGTTTTCAAACTGGGAACAAAGTACACCGAAGCGCTGGACGCCGACTGGCTTGACCGTCAGGAGAAGAAGCATCCCATCATCATGGGTTGCTACGGAATCGGCGTCACACGAGTCGTCGCGGCAATTGTGGAAACCTGTCACGACGATGGCGGGATCCTCTGGCCGGCAGCGGTCGCTCCGTACACCGTCGAAATGATTCCGCTGAATGTCACTGATGAAGCGGTCATGAATGCGGCCAACTCTATCTATGATGAGCTCAGTTCAATCGGGATCGACATCCTGATGGATGACCGCGATCAGCGTCCGGGATTCAAATTCAAGGACGCCGACCTGATCGGTCTGCCTGTGCGGATCATCGTGGGTGGCAAGGGACTCAAGGATGGAATCGTCGAAGTCAGGCGTCGCACCGATTCAGAGGCCACTCGCGTTCCTCTGACGGAAGCGGCATCGTATGTGCAGGAATTGATTGGAAAGCTGTAG
- a CDS encoding Gfo/Idh/MocA family oxidoreductase encodes MNNHIPRRQFLAVGAAAMSTMPVESARGYSANDTLNVACIGTGGRAQRTLMPRLAMIPNVRLAAVCDVWDGHLATGSKLADPKAIREGTDYRRLLERPDIDAVLIAAPDHWHVPMTVDACAAGKDVYVEKPLTHDLDEAAEVIAAQNENRRIVQVGTQQRSIPHLQEAREIVRSGQLGAIHKIRLSWNRNSNHRGRTKYGIDPGSVRWKQFLGNAPQQPFDEYRMRNWRWFWDFGGGIFTDLMVHWIDTAYWMLDMGNPELAMSIGNHFATAGVWETPDTVQTLLSYPEVRLQAYFEGTFVNHQNRSSLLLMGTEANLYCDRGRYELRPERGKKVVPRQRIEGKRDILGLDFYQEVDGALYHLRDWVNCVRTRAQPSCPAEEGVRSAAAAHLANISLREEKTARWSDVN; translated from the coding sequence ATGAACAATCATATTCCGCGCCGACAGTTTTTGGCTGTGGGCGCCGCTGCGATGTCAACGATGCCTGTTGAATCCGCCCGCGGCTATTCGGCAAATGACACATTGAATGTCGCCTGCATTGGCACCGGCGGCAGAGCTCAAAGAACCCTGATGCCGCGATTGGCGATGATCCCCAACGTACGGCTTGCCGCAGTTTGCGATGTGTGGGACGGACACCTGGCCACAGGATCCAAGCTGGCGGATCCGAAGGCCATCCGTGAGGGAACCGATTACCGACGTCTGCTGGAACGGCCGGACATTGACGCGGTACTGATTGCTGCGCCCGACCATTGGCACGTACCAATGACGGTTGATGCCTGTGCAGCCGGAAAGGATGTCTACGTCGAAAAACCGCTCACACACGATCTGGATGAAGCTGCAGAAGTGATCGCCGCCCAGAATGAAAACAGGCGCATCGTCCAAGTCGGCACTCAGCAAAGAAGCATCCCACATCTGCAGGAAGCCCGCGAAATTGTGCGATCCGGGCAACTGGGCGCAATTCACAAGATTCGGCTTTCCTGGAATCGCAACTCAAATCACCGAGGGCGAACTAAATACGGAATCGATCCTGGCAGCGTACGCTGGAAGCAGTTTTTGGGTAACGCTCCGCAACAGCCGTTCGATGAGTACCGGATGCGAAACTGGCGGTGGTTCTGGGACTTTGGAGGCGGAATCTTCACAGATCTGATGGTGCACTGGATTGATACGGCCTACTGGATGCTCGACATGGGTAATCCGGAACTGGCGATGAGCATCGGCAATCACTTTGCTACCGCAGGTGTTTGGGAAACACCCGACACGGTACAAACGTTGCTGTCGTATCCCGAAGTACGCCTGCAGGCGTACTTCGAAGGAACGTTCGTCAACCACCAGAATCGGTCATCACTGCTGTTGATGGGCACCGAGGCAAACCTATACTGCGACCGCGGCCGCTATGAATTGCGACCGGAACGCGGAAAAAAAGTGGTACCCCGTCAGCGGATCGAAGGAAAGCGTGACATTCTCGGACTGGATTTCTATCAGGAGGTCGACGGCGCACTGTATCACCTTCGTGACTGGGTGAACTGCGTCCGCACACGGGCGCAACCTTCCTGTCCCGCCGAAGAAGGAGTCCGGTCGGCTGCCGCCGCCCATCTGGCCAACATCTCCCTCCGCGAGGAAAAAACCGCTCGATGGTCCGACGTTAACTAG
- a CDS encoding PQQ-like beta-propeller repeat protein has protein sequence MLRRVQEISEMLLSLAVVMVLAEDVLAENWPRFRGPGGSGISSQQGLPVEWSDADYEWKTDLPGRGHSSPCIWDDHLFLTSATDEGRTRILLDIDVNNGDVRWSRSVESATHPIHDLNSYASGTPTTDGKYVYVLFVSDEQMQVTACDFQGNQIWQRDLGPFFQRDDQVHGCGASPIVFEDLVIIANQQDGPASIIALDSSTGHTRWKNDRTLRMTAHSTPVLLRRPNSEPRLFVSNLGDGIAALNPKNGELLFRADVLDARCVGSPLVAGELVLATSGGGGRGTSMGAVPIDSSGDLDLSSAVWTRNRALPYVPTPIAVDESVFLWGDNGVVVCLEAKTGEETWTSRVAGNYSGSPVCADGRIYCVAQDGTVAVIEASQEFRLLARNSLGERSHSTPAIAAGRMFIRGFEHLFCLKARTELNTPPPE, from the coding sequence ATGCTTCGCAGAGTCCAGGAAATTTCCGAAATGCTGCTTAGTCTGGCAGTCGTCATGGTGCTGGCGGAAGATGTCCTGGCCGAAAACTGGCCGCGATTTCGCGGTCCCGGCGGATCCGGTATAAGCAGTCAGCAGGGGCTGCCGGTCGAATGGTCTGATGCTGATTACGAATGGAAAACAGATCTGCCAGGACGGGGACATTCGTCGCCGTGTATCTGGGATGACCACCTGTTTTTGACGTCGGCCACTGACGAAGGCCGCACACGAATCCTGCTGGATATTGACGTGAACAACGGCGATGTTCGTTGGTCGCGATCGGTCGAATCCGCGACTCATCCCATCCACGACCTGAACAGTTATGCCTCAGGAACACCGACAACAGACGGCAAATATGTTTATGTGCTGTTTGTTTCCGATGAACAGATGCAGGTCACAGCCTGCGACTTCCAGGGAAACCAAATCTGGCAGCGGGATCTGGGGCCGTTCTTTCAGCGCGACGATCAGGTTCACGGCTGTGGAGCTTCACCGATCGTATTCGAAGATCTTGTCATCATCGCCAATCAGCAGGATGGCCCGGCATCGATCATTGCTCTGGATTCATCGACAGGTCATACCCGATGGAAAAATGATCGAACGCTGAGAATGACGGCTCATTCCACGCCGGTGCTGCTGCGACGTCCGAATTCAGAACCGCGGCTGTTTGTTTCCAATTTAGGCGACGGAATTGCGGCACTCAATCCGAAAAATGGTGAACTTCTGTTTCGCGCGGACGTCCTGGATGCCCGCTGCGTGGGTTCACCACTGGTAGCCGGTGAACTCGTGCTGGCCACCAGTGGCGGAGGTGGACGCGGGACATCCATGGGAGCGGTTCCCATTGACAGCAGCGGGGACCTGGATCTGTCGTCTGCGGTATGGACCCGCAACCGGGCACTTCCGTATGTGCCCACTCCGATTGCGGTGGATGAATCTGTATTTCTGTGGGGAGACAACGGCGTGGTGGTGTGTCTGGAGGCGAAAACAGGCGAGGAGACCTGGACCAGTCGTGTTGCCGGCAACTACTCAGGATCGCCTGTTTGTGCCGACGGTCGGATTTACTGTGTGGCCCAGGACGGAACGGTGGCCGTCATTGAAGCCAGTCAGGAATTCAGGCTTCTGGCCAGAAACAGTCTCGGTGAGCGTTCCCACAGCACGCCCGCGATTGCAGCCGGCAGAATGTTTATTCGCGGCTTTGAACATTTGTTTTGTCTGAAAGCCCGAACGGAACTGAATACACCGCCCCCGGAGTAA
- a CDS encoding metallophosphoesterase, translating into MNHSMITATIFCVVCCLSPSLAAEKEKGFRFLATGDLPYKPEQDLPFRRLLQQSEREDFAFLMHVGDIKAQSMPCSDETFGKIRDIFRTYPKPVVYTPGDNEWTDCHGTGSDPIERLGKLRELFFHDTSTLRLSQLQAVHQSRHTQFSQYVENYRFQKSGVMFIVTHVVGSGNNMRTGNTDAMQEFEQRNSANIAFLNESFAAAEASNASGVALVIHANPDFEKGQDPGFTDFLATVRAFLQEYRRPVICIHGDTHYYRIDQPFRRATGKLWLNFTRMEVFGSPNVAGVAVTVDPADPLLFQFRPYYLEQQ; encoded by the coding sequence ATGAATCATTCAATGATTACAGCCACAATTTTCTGTGTGGTGTGTTGTCTGTCTCCGTCTTTAGCAGCCGAGAAGGAAAAGGGATTTCGGTTTCTGGCCACGGGCGATCTCCCGTACAAGCCGGAACAGGATCTTCCGTTTCGTCGGCTTCTGCAGCAGTCAGAGCGAGAAGACTTTGCATTCCTGATGCATGTCGGTGACATCAAAGCTCAAAGCATGCCGTGCAGTGATGAGACCTTCGGCAAAATACGAGACATATTTCGTACGTACCCGAAGCCGGTGGTTTACACTCCCGGCGACAACGAATGGACAGACTGCCACGGTACCGGTTCGGATCCGATTGAACGTCTGGGCAAATTGCGGGAATTGTTTTTTCACGATACATCCACCCTGCGTCTCAGCCAGCTTCAGGCAGTTCATCAAAGCCGCCACACACAGTTTTCACAGTATGTCGAGAACTACCGTTTTCAGAAATCCGGCGTCATGTTCATTGTGACGCATGTTGTTGGCAGCGGAAACAACATGCGTACCGGTAACACAGATGCGATGCAGGAATTCGAACAGCGCAACTCAGCGAATATCGCGTTTCTTAACGAAAGTTTTGCTGCCGCCGAAGCCTCGAATGCCAGCGGAGTGGCTCTTGTGATTCATGCCAACCCCGACTTCGAAAAAGGTCAAGACCCAGGGTTCACCGACTTTCTGGCCACGGTTCGCGCGTTTCTTCAGGAATATCGCAGGCCAGTGATCTGCATCCATGGTGATACGCATTACTACCGCATCGACCAGCCATTCAGACGTGCCACCGGAAAGTTATGGCTGAACTTTACCCGCATGGAAGTCTTTGGTTCACCCAACGTTGCAGGCGTAGCAGTGACCGTTGACCCTGCGGACCCGCTGCTATTCCAATTTCGCCCCTATTACCTCGAACAGCAGTAA
- a CDS encoding dihydrodipicolinate synthase family protein, translating into MDIKEVKQSLRGPMIPVVTNFNEDLSIDHAGIRENVRYVIDHGVVNGSGVLLAVGAGGDFPMLSIEERKAVSKTIVEAAEGRVPTLVGAQDTNVSVTIEMARYAEEIGAYGIQFSPGYYYASSSGDCLRLFQAVHDATSKVAIMIYNTHWEGYDMSLDQLNELAALERCVSLKWSSPDTSVYQRGIQELSDRLAIVDNQGLSVMNHLLGGTGFVTHLCTIWPEHDLSVWKLLEAGDYVAAQQKITAINWPWSQFRGRMWNRTAAESPVICAALKIVGRPHGPSRLPTRELTNDEVAELRTILKTIGVPGVD; encoded by the coding sequence ATGGACATCAAAGAAGTCAAACAGTCACTCCGCGGTCCCATGATCCCCGTGGTAACGAACTTTAATGAGGACCTTTCGATTGATCACGCCGGCATCCGCGAAAACGTGCGTTATGTCATCGACCACGGCGTCGTCAACGGATCCGGAGTCCTGCTGGCCGTGGGCGCGGGCGGTGACTTTCCTATGCTGTCAATCGAAGAACGCAAAGCCGTTTCAAAGACGATTGTGGAAGCGGCCGAAGGACGTGTGCCAACGCTTGTGGGTGCACAGGACACCAACGTTTCAGTAACAATTGAAATGGCTCGTTACGCAGAAGAGATCGGTGCCTATGGAATTCAGTTTTCACCCGGTTATTACTATGCCTCATCCAGTGGCGACTGTCTGCGTTTGTTTCAGGCCGTGCATGATGCCACCAGCAAAGTCGCAATCATGATCTATAACACGCACTGGGAGGGCTACGACATGTCCCTTGACCAGCTGAATGAACTTGCAGCCCTGGAACGCTGCGTGTCCCTGAAATGGTCCAGTCCGGATACTTCCGTCTACCAGCGCGGCATCCAGGAACTTTCAGACCGACTGGCGATTGTCGACAATCAGGGGCTGTCCGTTATGAATCATCTACTCGGCGGTACGGGCTTTGTCACACATTTGTGCACGATCTGGCCGGAACACGACTTGTCCGTCTGGAAACTTCTGGAGGCCGGAGATTATGTGGCAGCTCAGCAAAAAATCACGGCTATCAACTGGCCATGGTCTCAGTTCCGTGGTCGGATGTGGAACCGAACGGCTGCGGAAAGCCCGGTCATCTGTGCAGCTCTCAAGATTGTCGGACGCCCGCATGGGCCCAGCCGTCTTCCAACTCGTGAACTCACAAATGACGAGGTCGCGGAACTCAGAACGATTCTCAAAACCATCGGTGTGCCTGGTGTTGACTGA